Proteins encoded within one genomic window of Streptomyces taklimakanensis:
- a CDS encoding tetratricopeptide repeat protein produces the protein MGDKARLEGAGGGVSRTGLPEARDIEAISALGARLLRRGDLEGAEPHLRAATAAGDRAAVNNLGVLLHQRGQKEEAAGWWRVAAVAGSAAAAHSLGRHHRECGDEAAAEHWLRQSAESGHALGAYALADLLEHRGENEAGKWFRAAAERGHREAAYRYARLLARRPGSGTAEAEQWYRQAAARGHRRAALRLGALLEERGETKEAARWYLTSAKGGEPRAARALGFLLRDAGDAASAAEWWRRAAQDGDGSAANALGALHAERGERQTAERWYRVALEAGDINGAFNLALLCAAQGRTAQAEQWYRRAAYAGHREAANALAVLLLQRGDEAGAEPWFSKAAEAGSVDAAFNLGILHAGRGEEGTARQWYEQAAAAGHTEAALQVGIALLREGDTHTAERHLRRAAGGGSVEGAFRLAALLERQAPAAGVLGTHGPPEYEEWYERAAEQGHRRAQVRLGMCAAARGDTVRAARWYRAAAEAGSRSGAFNLGLLLAREGSEPEAALWWTRAAEAGHGRAALRLALLNARRGDLAAGRHWCARAVELGPPEVAERAARLSEALHEELSA, from the coding sequence ATGGGGGACAAGGCAAGGCTTGAGGGCGCCGGAGGTGGTGTGAGCCGCACGGGACTTCCCGAAGCCCGCGACATCGAGGCCATCAGCGCGCTGGGCGCCCGGCTGCTGCGCCGGGGCGACCTGGAGGGCGCCGAGCCACACCTGCGCGCCGCCACCGCCGCCGGCGACCGCGCCGCCGTCAACAACCTGGGAGTCCTGCTCCACCAGCGAGGGCAGAAGGAGGAGGCCGCGGGATGGTGGCGCGTCGCCGCCGTCGCCGGATCGGCCGCCGCCGCCCACTCCCTGGGGCGCCACCACCGCGAGTGCGGCGACGAGGCGGCCGCCGAGCACTGGCTGCGGCAGTCCGCGGAGTCCGGACACGCGCTGGGGGCCTACGCCCTCGCCGATCTGCTGGAGCACCGCGGTGAGAACGAGGCCGGAAAGTGGTTCCGGGCCGCCGCCGAGCGCGGCCACCGCGAGGCCGCCTACCGCTACGCGCGCCTCCTGGCGCGCCGTCCCGGGAGCGGCACGGCCGAAGCCGAGCAGTGGTACCGCCAGGCCGCCGCGCGCGGCCATCGACGTGCCGCGCTGCGGCTGGGCGCGCTCCTGGAGGAGCGGGGCGAGACGAAGGAGGCGGCCCGCTGGTACCTGACGTCCGCCAAGGGCGGCGAGCCGCGTGCGGCCCGCGCGCTGGGGTTCCTGCTGCGCGACGCGGGCGACGCGGCGAGCGCTGCCGAGTGGTGGCGCCGCGCCGCGCAGGACGGCGACGGCAGCGCGGCCAACGCGCTGGGTGCCCTGCACGCGGAGCGGGGCGAGCGGCAGACGGCGGAGCGCTGGTACCGCGTCGCGCTGGAGGCGGGCGACATCAACGGCGCCTTCAACCTGGCGCTGTTGTGCGCGGCCCAGGGCCGTACCGCCCAGGCCGAGCAGTGGTACCGCCGTGCCGCCTACGCCGGGCACCGGGAGGCCGCCAACGCGCTGGCCGTGCTGCTGCTGCAGCGCGGTGACGAGGCCGGTGCCGAGCCGTGGTTCTCCAAGGCCGCCGAGGCCGGCAGTGTGGACGCCGCGTTCAACCTCGGCATCCTGCACGCCGGTCGTGGCGAGGAGGGGACGGCCCGGCAGTGGTACGAGCAGGCCGCCGCCGCCGGCCACACCGAGGCCGCCCTCCAGGTCGGCATCGCGCTGCTGCGCGAGGGCGACACCCACACGGCCGAGCGGCACCTGCGCCGGGCGGCGGGCGGCGGCAGCGTCGAGGGGGCCTTCCGGCTCGCGGCGCTGCTGGAGCGTCAGGCGCCGGCCGCCGGTGTCCTGGGCACCCACGGTCCGCCCGAGTACGAGGAGTGGTACGAGCGGGCGGCGGAGCAGGGGCACCGGCGCGCGCAGGTCCGGCTGGGCATGTGCGCGGCGGCGCGCGGCGACACCGTGCGGGCGGCGCGCTGGTACCGGGCCGCCGCCGAGGCGGGCAGCCGCAGCGGCGCCTTCAACCTCGGGCTGCTGTTGGCCCGTGAGGGCAGCGAGCCCGAGGCCGCCCTGTGGTGGACGCGTGCGGCCGAGGCCGGCCACGGACGTGCCGCGCTGCGGCTGGCGCTGCTGAACGCCCGGCGCGGCGACCTGGCGGCGGGCCGCCACTGGTGCGCCCGCGCGGTCGAGTTGGGGCCGCCCGAGGTCGCCGAGCGGGCGGCGCGGCTGAGTGAGGCCCTCCACGAGGAGCTGTCGGCCTGA